The segment GACACCCTGGCCCTGCGGCTGGCGGACACCGCCGCCCGCCCGCCCCGCCGGGCGTGGACCGAGACCACGCTCACCCTCAGACTCCCCGGCCCGAACGAGGAGGAAGTCAGCCGGCTCGCCGCCGAACTGGCCGACCGCGTCGGGCCCGCCGTCCACCCGTACGAGGTGGCCGCCCTGCTGGAGGCGGAGGGACTCTCCGCCGAGGTGATCCGGGAACGGTACGGACACCCCGACATCTTCGCCCTCGCCGCCGCCCTCTACGAACGGGTGCCCCGCGTCTTCCCGGAGCCCGCCCGGGCACCGGACCCCTGGCGCCCGGACACCGTACGGTGCCTGCTGCGCGGGGTGCTCTTCGCCCTTCCCGGGCTGGCCTACCTGCTCACGGCCCCGCTGTGGCACCCCGGCCGGCACGCCGCCGGACCGGTCGTCGCCGGGATCGTCTCGTGGGCGTGGGGGCAGGCCCTCGGACACCGCGCCTACCTGCGCATGGTGGCCGGGCGGCGCGAGGCGGCCCGGACCCTGCTGGCCGGGGCACCCCTCGGCGCGGCCGCCGCCACGGCGGCGGGGGCCGCGGCGGCCGGAGGTTCCGCCGTCACCTGGGCGGTGGCCGCGCAGTCCCTCTACCTGGCCGCCGCCGGGATCCTGCTCGTCCTCGGCCGTGAGCGGCTGCTGCTGGCGGCCCTCACCCCGCTGGTCGCGGGAGCCGCCGTCCTGCCCTGGTGGGAGCCCGGCCCCCTGGTCCGCACGGCGCTCCCGGCGCTCGCGCTCCTCGCGACGCTGGCCGCGGTCGCCCGGGTGCTGCGCGGCGCGTTCGCCGCCCCGGCCGCCCCCGGCGGCGGAGCCCGGCCCCCGCTGCTCCGCTCCCTGCCGTACGGGCTGTTCGGCCTCGCGGCGGCCGTACTGGTCCTGCTGGAAGGGCGGTCCCAGCCGTACGCGGTGATCGCGCTGACCGTCAGCATGGGCCCGGCCGAATGGCTGCTCTACCGCTTCCGGGGGCTGTCCGTCACCGCCCTCGGCTCGGCCTCCACCCCCGCGGGGTTCCTGCTGAGGTCCACCGGGGTCCTGGGCCTGTGCCTGGCGGGCTACCTGCTGCTCCTGCTGCCCGTGGCGCTGCTGACCGGCGCCGCCCCGGCCGCCCTGCTGCTGCTCGCCGCCACGCTGTGGACCGCCCTGCTGCTCCAGGCCTTCGGGGTCGCCTGGCCCCCGGCCGCCCTCTGCACGGCCGCAGCCGCCGGAGCGGGAGCCGCCACCTTCCTGGGGCGGGCCCAGGGACCGCCCGCCCTGACCCTGGCCTGCGGCCTCGCCGCGGCGGCCCTGGCCGTCTGCACCCTGCGGATCCTCGGCCGCCCGGCCCGCCACGCCTGACCACCGCACGCCCGCTCATCCCCGTACGCCAGCCGACCCACCTGAAAGGTCCACCAGTTGACCACCGCACCGCTCGCCGCCGTCACCGGAGCCGAGGGCTTCATCGGCTCCCACCTCACCGAGGCCCTCGTCGCCGCCGGCCACCGGGTCCGCGCCATGGCCCAGTACAACTCCTTCTCCTCGTACGGGTGGCTGGAGACCCTGGCCCCGGACGTCCTCGACCAGGTGGAGATCGTCCTCGGCGACGTACGCGACCCCGGATCCGTCCGCGGTCTCCTCGAAGGCGCCGAAGCCGCCTACCACCTGGCCGCCCTCATCGCGATCCCGTACTCCTACCGGGCCCCGCACAGCTACGTCGACACCAACGTGACCGGCACCCTCAACGTCCTCGAAGCCGTACGGGCCCTGGGCACCCCCCGCCTCGTGCACACCTCCACCAGCGAGACGTACGGCACCGCGCAGACCGTGCCGATCACCGAGGACCACCCCATCAACACCCAGTCCCCGTACGCCGCTTCCAAGGCCGGCGGCGACCGGCTGGCCGACAGCTACCACGCCAGCTTCGAGACCCCGGTGGTCACGCTGCGCCCGTTCAACACCTACGGACCCCGCCAGTCGATGCGCGCGGTGATCCCCACCGTCATCGGCCAGGTCGCCGCCGGGGAACGCGTCATCACCCTCGGAGACCTGCGCCCCACCCGGGACTTCAGCTTCGTCAAGGACACCGCACAGGCCTTCCTCGCGGCCGGCACCGCACCCGCGGAGCAGGTCGTCGGCCGCACCTTCAACTCCGGGACCGGCGGGGAGATCTCGGTCGCCGACCTGGTCACCCTGATCGGCAAGGTCATGGACGTCCCCATCGAGGTCCGCGAGGACACCGAGCGGCTGCGCCCGCCCGCCTCCGAGGTGATGCGGCTGGTCGCCGACGCGAGCCGGCTCACCGCCGCCACCGGCTGGCGGCCGCGCCACACCCTGGAGGAAGGCCTCGCGCACACCGTCGAGTTCTTCCGCGATCCCGGCAACCTGGCCCGCTACAAGACCGGCATCTACAACATCTGACCGTCGGGCGTACCGCCGGCGTTCTCCACAACCCCACGTCACTCACCTCCCCCCACCCAACCCTAGGAGGAGACCCATGTACGCAGTGATCCTGGCGGGCGGCAAGGGCGTTCGGCTGCGGCCCTACACCACGGCCCTGCCCAAGCCGCTCGTGCCCATCGGCGACCAGCACGCCATCCTGGAGATCGTGCTGCGCCAGCTGTCGGGCGCCGGGTTCACCCGGTGCACCATCGCCATCGGACACCTCGGCGAGATCATCCGGGCCTACGTCGGCGACGGCTCCCAGTGGGGCATGAGCGTCGACTACGCCACCGAGGAGAGCCCGCTCGGCACCATGGGCCCCCTGCTCAACCTGCGCGACCGCCTCCCCGAACACTTCCTCGTCATGAACGGCGACGTGCTCACCGACCTCGACTACGCCGACGTGCTGCGCCACCACGAGGCGTCCGGCGCCCCCCTGACCATCGCCACCTACCCGCGCAAGGTGCACATCGACTTCGGAGTGCTCACCACCGACGCCAGCCGGGTCGTCGGCTTCACCGAGAAGCCCAGCATGGACTACCACGTCTCCATGGGGGTGTACGGTCTGAGCCGCTCCACCCTCGACCACTACACGCCGGGCCTGCCGCTGGGCTTCGACGAACTCGTCCTCGACCTGCTGGGCACCCAGAACCCGCCGCACTCCTACGCGTTCGACGGCTACTGGCTCGACATCGGGCGGCCCGACGACTACGACCGGGCCAACGCCGAGTTCACCAGCCGCAAGTCCTTGCTGCTCAAGGGAGCCTGAGCACCCCATGCGCATTCTCGTCCTGGGCCGGACCGGCTACCTGGGCGCCCATGTCGCCGACCGCCTGCGCGCCCTTGCGGGCGCGCGGGTGTTCGACGGCGGACGCTCGCCCGGCGCCGACTTCGGCATCGACCTCGCGGCCGACCGGCCGCAGCGGCTGGCGGCCGTCCTGGCCGCCGCCGCGCCCGACGCGGTGGTCAACTGCGCGGGCGCGACCGGCGCAGACGCCCTGACCCTTGCCGAGGCCAACGCCCGCGGCCCCGCCGCCCTGTGCGCCGCGCTGCGCGAGGCGGCGCCCACGGCACGCCTGGTGCACCTGGGTTCCGCGGCCGAGTACGGGCCCGGCACCCCCGGCACCCGGGTCACCGAGTCGGCCGCCACCCACCCGGTCGGCCCGTACGGGGCCACGAAACTGGCCGGCACCCTCGCCGTCACCACCTCCGGACTGGACGGCGTGGTCCTGCGGGTCGGGAACCCCGTGGGGCCCGGCGCCCCGCGCAGCGGGCTGCCCGGGCGGATCGCCGCACTGCTGCGGGAGGC is part of the Streptomyces katrae genome and harbors:
- a CDS encoding GDP-mannose 4,6-dehydratase, encoding MTTAPLAAVTGAEGFIGSHLTEALVAAGHRVRAMAQYNSFSSYGWLETLAPDVLDQVEIVLGDVRDPGSVRGLLEGAEAAYHLAALIAIPYSYRAPHSYVDTNVTGTLNVLEAVRALGTPRLVHTSTSETYGTAQTVPITEDHPINTQSPYAASKAGGDRLADSYHASFETPVVTLRPFNTYGPRQSMRAVIPTVIGQVAAGERVITLGDLRPTRDFSFVKDTAQAFLAAGTAPAEQVVGRTFNSGTGGEISVADLVTLIGKVMDVPIEVREDTERLRPPASEVMRLVADASRLTAATGWRPRHTLEEGLAHTVEFFRDPGNLARYKTGIYNI
- a CDS encoding nucleotidyltransferase family protein, which encodes MYAVILAGGKGVRLRPYTTALPKPLVPIGDQHAILEIVLRQLSGAGFTRCTIAIGHLGEIIRAYVGDGSQWGMSVDYATEESPLGTMGPLLNLRDRLPEHFLVMNGDVLTDLDYADVLRHHEASGAPLTIATYPRKVHIDFGVLTTDASRVVGFTEKPSMDYHVSMGVYGLSRSTLDHYTPGLPLGFDELVLDLLGTQNPPHSYAFDGYWLDIGRPDDYDRANAEFTSRKSLLLKGA
- a CDS encoding NAD-dependent epimerase/dehydratase family protein, which gives rise to MRILVLGRTGYLGAHVADRLRALAGARVFDGGRSPGADFGIDLAADRPQRLAAVLAAAAPDAVVNCAGATGADALTLAEANARGPAALCAALREAAPTARLVHLGSAAEYGPGTPGTRVTESAATHPVGPYGATKLAGTLAVTTSGLDGVVLRVGNPVGPGAPRSGLPGRIAALLREAGPDPQAVLRLGDLSAHRDFVDVRDVAHAVALAVTAPGPLPPVLNIGAGRAVPVRELVRGLAGRAGFRGRIEEEAPGSARSAQVSWQCSDVTAAAEALGWRPVHDLGDSLAALWAATAPAGTPTP